From the Solanum stenotomum isolate F172 chromosome 4, ASM1918654v1, whole genome shotgun sequence genome, one window contains:
- the LOC125862507 gene encoding uncharacterized protein LOC125862507 — protein MFDALLKSKLYTKCKSTIKQTKTRIEMIRKKRGAMLKYLKNDMADLLKSGADVNAYGRADGLLVELNISSCYDFLEQYCLHISSHLATMSKQRECPEECREAVSTLMFSAARLSDLPELRELRDIFTERYGNSLECFVNKEIVSKLKSQPPTKDMKLQLMRDIAVESGVRWNSKALEHKLSKPQIAVHDSPKSHSNEEHKLHKKIDESAQRKEHQKAKINHENARIHTTSKTKREHHSSHGRKEVPGDVRSLPKGKEIGKQKRDNISHASNRYLDDKPPAKDTKADIIGKNGQQSERKIIKSVSEEKSDDNTPFYYRPTQPSYNKSRACIVKISLDASPTGTTGETHGHIEMNQRGVKIVKEEDSCVNDTIQKPKPKSVRTRLQPMHDSEEDSDRRLRHGKHGIKIASSDHVDQRDEEEKMMDRLLMHYTRKQASKNEVKTPKSVVKLAEVENSEVSRKRSIRVELKQASPPVTLREGDTQANRDMLSPNGHIHPKLPDYDDFVTRLAALKGN, from the exons ATGTTTGACGCATTGTTAAAAAGCAAGCTCTATACCAAATG CAAGTCTACAATCAAGCAAACAAAGACTCGAATCGAGATGATCAGAAAAAAAAGAGGTGCTATGCTGAAATATTTGAAGAATGATATGGCTGACCTTCTTAAATCTGGAGCTGATGTCAATGCCTACGGCAGg GCAGATGGCCTTCTAGTTGAGCTCAATATCTCGAGCTGTTACGATTTCTTGGAACAATACTGTCTGCATATCTCGAGTCACCTCGCTACCATGAGTAAACAGAG GGAGTGCCCGGAGGAATGCAGAGAAGCTGTATCGACTTTGATGTTTTCAGCAGCAAGACTTTCCGATCTGCCAGAATTACGCGAACTGAGAGATATATTTACTGAAAGATATGGAAATTCCCTTGAATGTTTTGTGAATAAAGAG ATTGTTAGTAAGCTTAAGTCTCAACCGCCTACAAAGGACATGAAGCTTCAGTTGATGCGAGATATAGCAGTAGAATCTGGTGTAAGATGGAATTCAAAGGCATTGGAACATAAGCTATCGAAACCACAGATAGCTGTACAT GACTCGCCGAAGAGTCATAGTAATGAAGAGCACAAATTGCACAAGAAAATCGATGAATCAGCTCAGAGGAAAGAACATCAAAAGGCTAAGATTAATCATGAGAATGCAAGGATACATACGACTTCTAAGACGAAAAGGGAACATCATTCATCTCATGGGAGAAAAGAAGTCCCTGGCGATGTACGAAGCTTACCTAAGGGAAAGGAGATTGGCAAACAGAAAagagacaacataagtcacgcATCCAACAGATACTTAGATGACAAACCTCCAGCAAAAGATACTAAAGCGGATATCATTGGAAAAAATGGGCAACAAAGTGAGCGAAAGATCATTAAAAGTGTTTCTGAAGAAAAATCTGATGACAATACACCATTCTATTATAGACCAACTCAGCCCAGTTACAACAAGTCAAGAGCCTGCattgttaaaatcagtttagaTGCATCTCCTACCGGCACCACAGGGGAGACACACGGACATATAGAGATGAATCAGCGGGGAGTAAAGATTGTCAAAGAAGAAGATAGTTGTGTAAATGATACAATACAAAAGCCAAAACCGAAATCAGTCAGGACACGACTGCAGCCAATGCATGATAGTGAGGAGGATTCGGATAGAAGATTGAGACACGGAAAACATGGGATAAAAATTGCAAGTAGTGATCATGTTGATCAACGCGATGAAGAGGAAAAGATGATGGATAGGCTTCTAATGCACTACACTAGGAAACAGGCatctaaaaatgaagttaaaacaccAAAATCAGTTGTTAAATTAGCTGAAGTTGAGAACAGTGAAGTATCAAGGAAGAGATCGATTCGTGTTGAATTAAAACAAGCAAGTCCTCCAGTGACACTTCGAGAAGGAGACACTCAAGCAAATCGCGATATGTTGAGTCCAAATGGGCATATACATCCCAAGCTGCCAGATTACGATGACTTTGTCACTCGACTGGCAGCTCTCAAAGGGAACTAA